Genomic window (Enterobacteriaceae bacterium 4M9):
GGCGCTGAAAGGCATCCCTCTGATTCTTTCAGAACCGGGTATAGCAGGTCAGTATTGCGTCGCTTAACCCGCCACCAGCACCGTCACGCCCAGCTTTTCAAACGCCTTCACCGCCTCGTCACTAATCCCTTTGTCGGTAATCAGATAGTGGATATCGCTCCAGTCGCACGGTAGGGCAAACATTGACACCTTATCAATCTTGCTGGAGTCCGCCACCACATACACCGTTTTGGCCGAGCGGATCATGGCGCTTTTCACGTTGATATCGGTTTCGCTGGGAAAACTCAGCCCCATTCGCGGTGAAATAGCGGCAGTGGCGAGAAACAGCTTCTCTGCCAGCACATTTTCAAAAAAGCTCGCCGCTTTTTCGCCGGAGGTGGACAGCGTCGGGAACTTGAACGTACCGCCCGTGAGCAGGATGTTGATGCCCGGCTCGCCGCCGAGTTTAAGCGCTATGTTGACCGCGTTAGTGGTGACCGACAGGCGGTGAATATGGGCCATATGGTCAACAATGGCGGTCGTTGTGGTGCCGGAATCGAAAATCACCGCGTCGC
Coding sequences:
- a CDS encoding DeoR/GlpR transcriptional regulator, whose amino-acid sequence is MKTRNEQLADMQQRRDKILEMIREDGTVTVKHLTETFDLTEATIRTDLRELQKQGFVQRYYGGATLVTGKQNTGALLLERQINLEQKDAIGRLAAAQIENGDAVIFDSGTTTTAIVDHMAHIHRLSVTTNAVNIALKLGGEPGINILLTGGTFKFPTLSTSGEKAASFFENVLAEKLFLATAAISPRMGLSFPSETDINVKSAMIRSAKTVYVVADSSKIDKVSMFALPCDWSDIHYLITDKGISDEAVKAFEKLGVTVLVAG